From Carya illinoinensis cultivar Pawnee chromosome 5, C.illinoinensisPawnee_v1, whole genome shotgun sequence, one genomic window encodes:
- the LOC122311073 gene encoding uncharacterized protein LOC122311073 isoform X3 — MNHGTTDVEHGRSESYSRASSATSSLRRRSISFSSAVHANIDDDDNENESVSEVGDIGDRALHSNRHSDQSSSLRFSVDHALENGVAPSTSGDTLLDPYGYLARDPLSLNTITPVSPLPEEIISPLSTDAIVCSNDKTLDDKKELPKLLDYILCLIHLAVLGILGVLTRYLLQKLFGPGVIGWTSDKNILYLDLPSNMVGSFLMGWWGVIFKADICSMSDYLAIGLTTGYLGSLTTFSGWNQKMLDLSIDGHWVFVVLGFLVGLFLAAYSIIFGVETAKGFRWLLTRKNGSSGNDTRSSSSNWRANTYRRHLAVMVVLILMLALLWGVSGALLREEFSSGSNGAQLWLACIVGPPGVWIRWFLARLNGRGLGRAGLLKWVPFGTLIANVSAACIMAALAIGKKACRRVARLLIL, encoded by the exons ATGAATCATGGGACTACTGACGTTGAACACGGAAGAAGTGAGTCATATAGTCGTGCAAGCAGTGCCACTTCTTCGTTAAGAAGGCGTTCTATAAGTTTTTCATCAGCTGTACATGCTAATATAGATGACGATgacaatgaaaatgaaagtgtttcGGAGGTGGGAGATATTGGGGATCGGGCTCTTCACAGCAACAGGCACAGTGATCAGAGCAGCAGCCTCCGTTTTTCTGTTGATCATGCATTAGAGAATGGAGTAGCTCCTTCCACTTCTGGGGATACTCTGTTAGATCCTTATGGTTATTTGGCTCGTGATCCTCTTTCCTTGAATACAATCACCCCAGTTTCGCCATTGCCAGAGGAAATCATCTCTCCCCTTTCCACAGATGCAATAGTGTGCTCCAACGACAAAACGCTA GACGACAAGAAAGAGTTGCCAAAGCTGTTGGATTATATTTTATGTCTCATTCATTTAGCTGTTCTCGGGATTCTTGGG GTTTTGACAAGGTATTTACTGCAAAAGTTGTTTGGCCCTGGAGTTATTGGCTGGACAAGTGACAAAAACATTTTGTACCTTGACCTTCCATCTAAtatg GTTGGTTCATTCTTGATGGGATGGTGGGGTGTCATTTTCAAAGCAGACATATGCAGCATGTCAGACTATCTAGCTATCGGATTGACGACTGGTTACTTGGGAAGTCTGACAACTTTCAGTGGTTGGAATCAGAAAATGCTTGATCTTAGTATTGATGGCCATTGGGTATTTGTTGTGCTTGGTTTTCTTGTAG GGTTGTTTCTTGCGGCCTACTCCATTATTTTTGGGGTGGAGACAGCCAAGGGTTTCAGGTGGCTTCTAACAAGAAAAAATGGAAGTTCAGGAAATGACACCCGTAGCTCTAGCAGCAACTGGAGGGCGAACACCTACAGGCGTCACTTGGCGGTTATGGTGGTGCTGATTTTGATGCTAGCCTTGTTATGGGGTGTAAGTGGAGCCCTTTTGAGGGAGGAGTTTAGCAGCGGTAGCAATGGTGCTCAGCTGTGGTTGGCTTGCATTGTTGGACCTCCTGGTGTGTGGATCAGGTGGTTCTTAGCCCGACTTAATGGACGTGGATTAGGAAGGGCAGGGTTGTTGAAATGGGTGCCATTTGGAACTCTGATTGCCAATGTTTCTGCAGCTTGTATCATGGCAGCGCTTGCCATTGGGAAGAAAGCG TGCAGGCGAGTAGCCAGACTTTTGATACTGTAG
- the LOC122311073 gene encoding uncharacterized protein LOC122311073 isoform X1, whose amino-acid sequence MNHGTTDVEHGRSESYSRASSATSSLRRRSISFSSAVHANIDDDDNENESVSEVGDIGDRALHSNRHSDQSSSLRFSVDHALENGVAPSTSGDTLLDPYGYLARDPLSLNTITPVSPLPEEIISPLSTDAIVCSNDKTLDDKKELPKLLDYILCLIHLAVLGILGVLTRYLLQKLFGPGVIGWTSDKNILYLDLPSNMVGSFLMGWWGVIFKADICSMSDYLAIGLTTGYLGSLTTFSGWNQKMLDLSIDGHWVFVVLGFLVGLFLAAYSIIFGVETAKGFRWLLTRKNGSSGNDTRSSSSNWRANTYRRHLAVMVVLILMLALLWGVSGALLREEFSSGSNGAQLWLACIVGPPGVWIRWFLARLNGRGLGRAGLLKWVPFGTLIANVSAACIMAALAIGKKAASSQTFDTVAAGIQLGFLGCLSTVSTFIAEFNAMRESKRPWRAYAYASITICLSFSLGTLIYSVPVWIKGYG is encoded by the exons ATGAATCATGGGACTACTGACGTTGAACACGGAAGAAGTGAGTCATATAGTCGTGCAAGCAGTGCCACTTCTTCGTTAAGAAGGCGTTCTATAAGTTTTTCATCAGCTGTACATGCTAATATAGATGACGATgacaatgaaaatgaaagtgtttcGGAGGTGGGAGATATTGGGGATCGGGCTCTTCACAGCAACAGGCACAGTGATCAGAGCAGCAGCCTCCGTTTTTCTGTTGATCATGCATTAGAGAATGGAGTAGCTCCTTCCACTTCTGGGGATACTCTGTTAGATCCTTATGGTTATTTGGCTCGTGATCCTCTTTCCTTGAATACAATCACCCCAGTTTCGCCATTGCCAGAGGAAATCATCTCTCCCCTTTCCACAGATGCAATAGTGTGCTCCAACGACAAAACGCTA GACGACAAGAAAGAGTTGCCAAAGCTGTTGGATTATATTTTATGTCTCATTCATTTAGCTGTTCTCGGGATTCTTGGG GTTTTGACAAGGTATTTACTGCAAAAGTTGTTTGGCCCTGGAGTTATTGGCTGGACAAGTGACAAAAACATTTTGTACCTTGACCTTCCATCTAAtatg GTTGGTTCATTCTTGATGGGATGGTGGGGTGTCATTTTCAAAGCAGACATATGCAGCATGTCAGACTATCTAGCTATCGGATTGACGACTGGTTACTTGGGAAGTCTGACAACTTTCAGTGGTTGGAATCAGAAAATGCTTGATCTTAGTATTGATGGCCATTGGGTATTTGTTGTGCTTGGTTTTCTTGTAG GGTTGTTTCTTGCGGCCTACTCCATTATTTTTGGGGTGGAGACAGCCAAGGGTTTCAGGTGGCTTCTAACAAGAAAAAATGGAAGTTCAGGAAATGACACCCGTAGCTCTAGCAGCAACTGGAGGGCGAACACCTACAGGCGTCACTTGGCGGTTATGGTGGTGCTGATTTTGATGCTAGCCTTGTTATGGGGTGTAAGTGGAGCCCTTTTGAGGGAGGAGTTTAGCAGCGGTAGCAATGGTGCTCAGCTGTGGTTGGCTTGCATTGTTGGACCTCCTGGTGTGTGGATCAGGTGGTTCTTAGCCCGACTTAATGGACGTGGATTAGGAAGGGCAGGGTTGTTGAAATGGGTGCCATTTGGAACTCTGATTGCCAATGTTTCTGCAGCTTGTATCATGGCAGCGCTTGCCATTGGGAAGAAAGCG GCGAGTAGCCAGACTTTTGATACTGTAGCAGCGGGGATACAACTTGGATTCTTGGGATGTCTGAGTACTGTCTCTACCTTCATTGCTGAGTTCAATGCAATGAGAGAAAGCAAGCGGCCTTGGAGGGCATATGCATATGCGTCCATTACCATTTGCTTGTCATTCAGCTTGGGGACATTGATATACTCTGTACCCGTTTGGATAAAGGGCTATGGATAG
- the LOC122311073 gene encoding fluoride export protein 1 isoform X2, which translates to MNHGTTDVEHGRSESYSRASSATSSLRRRSISFSSAVHANIDDDDNENESVSEVGDIGDRALHSNRHSDQSSSLRFSVDHALENGVAPSTSGDTLLDPYGYLARDPLSLNTITPVSPLPEEIISPLSTDAIVCSNDKTLDDKKELPKLLDYILCLIHLAVLGILGVGSFLMGWWGVIFKADICSMSDYLAIGLTTGYLGSLTTFSGWNQKMLDLSIDGHWVFVVLGFLVGLFLAAYSIIFGVETAKGFRWLLTRKNGSSGNDTRSSSSNWRANTYRRHLAVMVVLILMLALLWGVSGALLREEFSSGSNGAQLWLACIVGPPGVWIRWFLARLNGRGLGRAGLLKWVPFGTLIANVSAACIMAALAIGKKAASSQTFDTVAAGIQLGFLGCLSTVSTFIAEFNAMRESKRPWRAYAYASITICLSFSLGTLIYSVPVWIKGYG; encoded by the exons ATGAATCATGGGACTACTGACGTTGAACACGGAAGAAGTGAGTCATATAGTCGTGCAAGCAGTGCCACTTCTTCGTTAAGAAGGCGTTCTATAAGTTTTTCATCAGCTGTACATGCTAATATAGATGACGATgacaatgaaaatgaaagtgtttcGGAGGTGGGAGATATTGGGGATCGGGCTCTTCACAGCAACAGGCACAGTGATCAGAGCAGCAGCCTCCGTTTTTCTGTTGATCATGCATTAGAGAATGGAGTAGCTCCTTCCACTTCTGGGGATACTCTGTTAGATCCTTATGGTTATTTGGCTCGTGATCCTCTTTCCTTGAATACAATCACCCCAGTTTCGCCATTGCCAGAGGAAATCATCTCTCCCCTTTCCACAGATGCAATAGTGTGCTCCAACGACAAAACGCTA GACGACAAGAAAGAGTTGCCAAAGCTGTTGGATTATATTTTATGTCTCATTCATTTAGCTGTTCTCGGGATTCTTGGG GTTGGTTCATTCTTGATGGGATGGTGGGGTGTCATTTTCAAAGCAGACATATGCAGCATGTCAGACTATCTAGCTATCGGATTGACGACTGGTTACTTGGGAAGTCTGACAACTTTCAGTGGTTGGAATCAGAAAATGCTTGATCTTAGTATTGATGGCCATTGGGTATTTGTTGTGCTTGGTTTTCTTGTAG GGTTGTTTCTTGCGGCCTACTCCATTATTTTTGGGGTGGAGACAGCCAAGGGTTTCAGGTGGCTTCTAACAAGAAAAAATGGAAGTTCAGGAAATGACACCCGTAGCTCTAGCAGCAACTGGAGGGCGAACACCTACAGGCGTCACTTGGCGGTTATGGTGGTGCTGATTTTGATGCTAGCCTTGTTATGGGGTGTAAGTGGAGCCCTTTTGAGGGAGGAGTTTAGCAGCGGTAGCAATGGTGCTCAGCTGTGGTTGGCTTGCATTGTTGGACCTCCTGGTGTGTGGATCAGGTGGTTCTTAGCCCGACTTAATGGACGTGGATTAGGAAGGGCAGGGTTGTTGAAATGGGTGCCATTTGGAACTCTGATTGCCAATGTTTCTGCAGCTTGTATCATGGCAGCGCTTGCCATTGGGAAGAAAGCG GCGAGTAGCCAGACTTTTGATACTGTAGCAGCGGGGATACAACTTGGATTCTTGGGATGTCTGAGTACTGTCTCTACCTTCATTGCTGAGTTCAATGCAATGAGAGAAAGCAAGCGGCCTTGGAGGGCATATGCATATGCGTCCATTACCATTTGCTTGTCATTCAGCTTGGGGACATTGATATACTCTGTACCCGTTTGGATAAAGGGCTATGGATAG